ATGAGGTTTGTTTCTGGGATCACTAGgctcttgtgttttcattagaaACAATCCTCCATGTTCTGCCTGTGTAGTAGATCCAGTTATTTGCTGCATGCTCTGGTACAAATGCGTCCACAAGGACACACAATTATTCTCTCCCCCACATTTTGCCAATCATCCTGCAGGCGGTGCCAGTGATGGCCTCTCCCCTCCCTGTCTCGTTCATCCTGGGGTTCCTGCTGCTGGCACAGGCTCCTGTGTGCCAGGCAGGGGACTGCAAGGGCCATCGGCAGGTGCTGAGGGGAACACCAGGCTATGTCACTGATGGCCCAGGAAACTACTCTGTCAATGGGAACTGCGAGTGGCTTATCAAAGGTATGGTTACTGAGATAAGATTTTGTCTTGGTCAGGAGAAATGTGAGTTATTGAAAACAAAcctaagctgctttcacacatgcagtgacctttggacattttccagaggggatgtatgtgagaaagcaaatgtctgagCCAGTTGCTCCAGAAAGTTTCTGGATTTTTTCCTTGCCAGGGCAGATGCTGGTGTTTCTAATTTATACATCATGCCCTGCCTTCTTATTGCACTACCCAGACGCCACCACTGTCTTAAATGTTCTGGACCTTTCCCTGTCGTTGTGAATTCATTCAACCCAgacaacctcctgctgcattcttcatatgtgaaagtccaACTCTGGAAAAGATCCAGACCTaatgttcctgacattttctggagttcatgtctgaaaatagctcTACAGCCAGAAGTGAGTTTGAAATGATTTACACAGATATTTCCCACCTGTTTCATATCTTTCAGCTCCCAGCAACAGTCACCGCATTGTCTTGAATTTCACCTTCATGGACACAGAGTGTACCTATGATTACCTCTTTGTGTATGATGGTGACTCCTACCAGAGCCCTCTCCTAGCCAGTCTGAGTGGCAACACTCTGCCTCAACCCATTGAAGCCAAGTCTGGCAAGGTAACTAACTAAGACATGTTTAAACTGACGCTGAGGAATTGTAACTATGGCAAATAACTTAACTTTGTATCCATTATTTAATCTCCTTTTTTACAGATGCTGCTTCATCTCTTCAGTGATGCTAATTACGACCTCCTTGGTTTCAATGCAACCTACACCTTCTCTTTGTGCCCTGGAGCGTGTGGTGGTCATGGCCGCTGTGATTCCTCTACATCAAAGTGCCAATGCCATCAGGATTGGGGAGGATCAGCGTGCACAACCCCCCTGTGCTCCAAGGACTGTTCTGTGAATGGCCAGTGTGACAAGGTAGGAGTAGATTTAATGAACACACAACGCAAACAGTCTTAAGCCAAATACACCTTGAGTATGACCATTGTGCAGTTTATTGAAACATTGATTTCTGGTCTtcaactgttttatttctttgtgtgttatCTCAGAAAGGAGAGCGCTGCCTGTGCAGCGCAGGCTTCCTTGGTCATAGCTGCCAGCTTGGTCTCCATGATGACAACGGGGTGGGGCAGTGGTGGCGTGTGAGTGAAGGAAACCCCTACACGCCTCCCAGGACAGGTTCTGCTGGCGTGTATCTATCTGCCACTGCAGCAATGTACATGTTTGGAGGTGAGAGCGACACACTTCCAATTtcctttcatgttgttttaataaatggtaaatggttgTAAACAGCTAATATGTAGTGATAAACCCCAccatacacttttttttttccacactaTTTGTCAGTTAATTCCTTCCTGACATGgcacatttatcacattttaacTTGTAACACTGTTGAATGCTTCAGAATAATATTTACGTTTAAACAACTTTAATACTGCTGTTCTCCAGTATCAGTGTTTTTGATCTTTAATGTCAATAGTGTATGTTTGATTATTACTTCTTTTTCCTGCAGGGTTTGATCTGAACAGAGCTCTCGGTGACCTGATCAAATACAATTTCACATCCAACCAATGGGAAAGCAGGTCTTACGGTCACTATCCTGTACGTGGTTTGtggatgtacacacacacacacacacacacacacacacacacacacactctgtttttACCTCCTCCTGTTCTTGCATTTCACTTACTTTGTTTCCGTGCACCCACGTGTCCTGGTAATAGCCTCAGGCCTCTGCTGTAACCTAACCCTTAAAATATCAGGTAAACAAGAAACCTGGTTTCCTTAAACCCTGTCAACCACCACAGCTTGAATTTCGCTAGGGAATAATCTATTGGCAGAACAacgaaaggaaacaaaaacagttgtTGCAAGTGTGGTAATGAACTTAGGCTGAAATATACAGGTCTCACAAAGTTGTATTCACAGAGCCTGTCTCCTTGTTGTGCTGTCGTACTGGATTAACATGGAAACAAAACTCCACACCATCACAAAAGTGGAGTATTAATCTGATTATTGACCAAGTGTGTAAATGCAGGTTTCCTGATTCTCCCCAgttatcagttttatttgaacacatGTAATCATAAGtataaacataaatattgaTAAAGTGATCCCATGTATTGTTTTCCCCCCTTTCTAATCATTCCCCTCTTTCTTGCACTCTTTGGCTCTGCTGTGTCAGGTGGCTCGTCATTCCCACACAGCGCTGGAATGGATGGGTAACATGGTCATCTTTGGTGGAGAGCTCGCCAACGGCTCCCTGGCCAGTGATGTCTGGATGTATCGCCCACTTCAAGATGACTGGCAACAGCTCGGCTTTTTAAGTACACGTGGGGCTCCTAGACTCGCTAATCACGCTGCAGCTGTAGTAGACGATTATCTTTACGTTTTTGGAGGTGGGTTTCACATTATGTTGTCACCTTGCAGTCTGTGTTTCATatatacctttttttaaaaaaaacatatcttaACTTATTTCCCAGGTCGCACTGAGGAGGAtatgttttcctcttctctgtatCGGTTTGGCCTGCGTGGTTCTGGGCGGTGGGAGACGGTTCAGCCCACCGGTGGGAAACCCCCGGCTACCGCTGGCCACTCCATGGTGTTCCACAGCCCCTCCAGGACATTGCTGGTCTATGGAGGCCACCGGCCCACCACTGCCAGGTAAACACATCTTTCATATATGAGTACGCTAGATACAGTAATACACATAACCAgtaggaagagagagagaaaatcaggTCAATGACATGTGTAAACATTTTGGACTCTTTCCTTTGTAGTTTTCTAATGGATGCACCCCTATTTGTAATTAATCATCACGTGTTAAGCCAAGCCATAGTAAAACAAGTGGTTACCAAAAAAgcattttgagaataattcCACAAgtaaatccaaaacaattgagAGTCTTTATAAATACTTAATGTGCCGTTGCTCTATGTTTTTCCTCAGGTTTAGTGTGAGGGTGAACAACACTGATGTGTTCCACGTGGACAAACGGTTTTGGACATCCTTCCGTTCCCGTTTCCCAGCAACAGGCCCCCGAGAGAGAGCTTTCCACTCAGCCACTGTCATTGGAAACTACATGGTGGTCTATGGTGAGCATCGACAGAATTAGCAGACACAGTTCATTCAGGGTAATCCTCTGTATATTTATCCTCCTTTCGTCCTGCCTCTCGCTCCAGGGGGTAATGTACATATTCACTACCACGAGGAGAAGTGCTATGATGAGGAGATCTTCTTCTACCATCTGGGTTGTCATCAGTGGGTGTCTACTGGGGAGAGATGGTCACTCCGTAAGTTTTATCAGGCGTTTATCTTCTGTCACAactcacacactgaaacacataGTCCAACTTTAATTTATAACCAACTTTGACTTGCATACTAACACACACctacaaaaatgtaatgtattcgAAGGTGGGGATCCTGTGCGGGGGCGTTACTCGCATGTTGCTGCTGCGATGGAAGGACGAGTGCTGCTGGTTGCTGGGGGCTACAGTGGTGTTGCCCGTGGAGACCTGGTGGCTTACAAAGTTCCGCTGTTCGTCAGTAGTGATCAAGGTGACAGGGTGAGTGGAGGTGTCATAATGTCATTAAACAATCATAACACTGGGAAGACTATATTAATtcttaaataacaaaattattgtgtgtgtgtgttgccttgtCAGGATGCTGTTTGTGCTGAGGCACTAGATGAAAGTATGTGCCTCAAGAACCCAGAGTGCAGCTGGTGTGAAGGCCGCTGTCGAGAGTACCAACCCACTAATCCGGTAACACTTCCTCAACACCACCTTGCAACCTTCCTCTCTGTCAGATCCCTTCTGGTTTTAACTGATGAATTCAAATgaattataaaatatgttttcttgtATCCATTCAGACACTATCAGACTCCCAAATTATTTTTATCCCTGTTATGtgtctgtatgaatgtgtgccaGGATTGCCTCTGCAATTTAtaaccttgtgttttgtttacagtgtgGCAGCACTGGTTGCCTGGGCCTGCCGCGCTTCCTGTCTGATTGCCAGTCCTGTCTCGTGTTCAGTGGCACCCCAGCCTTTCTGGCCCGTGCCCCTGGTGAATTTGGCTGGTGTGTTCAGAATGAGTCCTGCCTACCAGTGTCAGGTGAGAcgcagggagggaggaaggagggcaGAAGAGAAGGGCTAAGCCTCTACGGAGAAAAGAAATGATGTTGGGAGTTGACATGGGAGAGACTCATGTTGGGCGTGTTTCAGAGATGGAGCACAATGACCTGACTGCACCCAGCGAAGATTGGACAGGCTACTCAGATGATAATTTGATTTGGCTGTCCAATCGCGTTCTTTTCTGTTGGTGCAGTGCGGTCATGTGTTGTTACTCCTTTTGAACACACGTCACACAAAAGTCCCAGATCACATCTGTTTCAGTACAGTAGTACACTGTAGCAAACTGCTGTATTATGAGCTATTACGaggtcagatgtgttttttgtgtgctgacctctccctctcgctctcacaGAGCGAAGTGTGTGCCGTGTGGACCAGATCTCAGGGGCGTACGGCTGGTGGGGGGAGCGTACCCTTTTCCTAACCTCCCTCCACTCCTGTCGCACCGAGAACTATGTCCCGGGACTGCACCTGCTCACCTTCCAGCACCCCCGCAACGACTCCCAGCCTGACAAGGTACGGAGGCCAAATCTCAAGTGCTAACTGTACTAGTTGTGGTTGTAACTACTTCCCTCTCTGCTTATACttatccctccttccttcctccaaAATTACTTTGTCACTTTTGACCAATTTTGAGcctttctcttttattcttcatttctCCTTTGTGCTCTTGGCTTTTTAACCTCTTGACTCAAGCAtttacttcacttttttttgtctgtgttttttctgcaaTGCTCTCATAGAGAAGATTCCCTTTTTAAGTAGTATATCAAACTTGTGCAGCAGTTTGTAGAGAATAGTGCTTCTGTTGATGTGTTTCCACTTCCATCCATCTTCCTCCTGCCTTCATCCTTCTCATCCCTTCGCCAGGTTTCCATCCTCCGCAGCACCAACATCATCCTTAGTCCCACCACAGAAATGGATGTAGCCCTACAGTTCAGGGGCTTCGTCCACCCGTTGTGGGgtgctcctccacctgcagcccCTCCCACCGACACTGTCTCCATGTGGGCTCGCATCCAGAGGCTCCATTTTGAGGCTCGAATGGCATCAGGGCCCAACTCCAGCCAGCTGGTGAGGGAATGTGGACGTCAGCTGATTAAATTGttctttttattgaaaaaagtatttaaaaataaatggttcATCAAAAAAATAGTGGTTGAATAAGtcttataatataatttaagaATACACAATTTGTTGTATCACTCCCTAGTGTAGGAAGGCAGGTTTCCCCAAAGGAGTAATTGGTGTAGGACAAGTGTTCGGTCCCAAAAAATTTAAACCGTAAATTTTTTGAAATCATGTTTTTCAGTTATATTAATTTCCTTGTTATGAAACTTTCTGAATTTTGTGGAATGCTAATTTAAATCAAAAGATGTAAGCAAGATTTTTAATTCAATGACGAATATGCTTTAAATTAGCAGAAATAaattattgacatttttacttaAGACATCCGCTCTGTTTTTTTCATCCTAATCAGGAGGTGGTGGGTCGTTGGGCAGCCCAGCAGGAGAAGGAGTTGAAGCTGCTGAGTCGCACCGATGGCAGTAAACTGTTCTCTAACCTGACCAGGGGCAACCATTACCTTGTTCAGGCTGAGGGTTACCTTAATAACTCGGGTTCAGGACAAACCAGTGAGATGGCTCTGATCTGGAACAGAACATTGCCTGGAGGGAGTGTGAGTACTGGCACAGTTAAACTTGTGTTATTTTCTACAGCAGCAAAGCTGTTAAGTTGTGAAAGTCGacgaataaaataaaactttaagtTGCTTAAGCTCTTTTCTGCGATTCCAACAAAAGCTAAACTTTTAACTCCTATATGCTTTTCCCGATAACTTGCTCTCCCTGTAGGaaatctccttcctgttcttGGAGCCGTACCGCTCAGGTTCCTGCTCTGGGTACATGTCCTGTCTGGCGTGTCTGTCTGACCAGTCTTGTGGCTGGTGTCCGTCTTTGTCCCGGTGCCTGCTGCGGGACGGCCCAGACCTTGAACCCTGccctgagagagagatgagtgagGGAAATGAAGATCAGCGCCATCTGCTGTTGGCACCCCAGCAGTGCACCTTGTGTGAAGAGTACAGAGACTGCTCTGCTTGTACTCAGGTACAACACTGATAATGACACATCAAAGTTTTCACATAGAGGTTCTCCGTGCTGCtgatattgtattgtatattgtatagcATGATTATTGGGCTACATTATCTCTGACTCATGCAAAGCTTACTTTGGTCGACAGGATCATTTTTGTGAGTGGCAGGTAAACTCCAGCAAGAAAGGCGACTACCAGTGCAGTCGACGGGGAAGACTGGATGGATCCATACGTGACCCAAGAGGATGTCCTCGAGTCTGCAACCAGTGAGTGATAAATACTTTGTTTTACCGATCATAGATCTCCACACAACCTGCTACTCACCCCTATTTCATCCCCTCTCTGGTTAACTCTTTGCCATGTTAAGGAGAAAGACGTGTGGTGAGTGCCTCTCTAACTCCAGCCAGTGTGCATGGTGTGAGTCGGCCCAGGCCTGCTTCTATTTTGCTGCCTACCTCACAAAATACCCCTATGGAGAGTGCAGAGACTGGTATGACAGGtaaaatgaggacatttttttacatatctTCTTGTTGTATTTTTAGCTGAGAGTTGATAAACATAACAATTACTTGCTTTTACATACTAGTTAATATACCTTGGATCAATAATCTAATAttctcattctttcttttcttaccTCCAGTGTTCATTCGGTTCCCCAGTGTAAACAATGTTCAGCTttgaacacatgcacagactGTCTGCGAATATTCCAGTGTGGCTGGTGTGGTGACTACAACAATCCCACAATTGGAAAGTAAGTAAATACATAGACAAGTAGACCCTCCAGAAAAACTACATGTAGTGTCAACATACCAGTGATTTAAGCACTTGTCAATAAATCCTTTTTTATTATCACATCGCAGACATGTTACCAGtcgttgtttttattgtgatttcCTTGTATTTATTCTGTGCTTTATGTTTATCTTCAGATGTTTGAGAGGAGACTGGGCTGGAATGGACGATCCCTCTGTGTATAACTGcagtgtggctgtggctgaAGCACGAGCTGCCAAGTATGTTATCTCTTGTTTCACTGGTCTAAGTATAAATcaagaatctctctctctctctctttgtgagtgtgtatgtgtgtgtgtgtttgtgtgtcattcgcatatctcaagaactgttcatCCTCCACACCCAGAATCTGAGATAAGTGATTTGACATGGTGTGCTCTAAAGGTTACATTAACATGAAGCTGTATTGCACAAGCACATTTCACTATGGAAATGTTTACAATTGCTGAATTCCAGATCTCTAATATTTACTGATACCTGTGCTGTTTTGTTGTaacaaacataataaatgtaattcttTTGATTcctcaacattttaaagttgttttagATATAGTATAGTTGGATATAGTGGACCTGTTCAAACTCATGTGTCCTTGTCCTGCTCTTTCAGTCCTGAGCCCCAGACCTCAGCCCCGCCTCGGCCGCTGGAAATGGAGATGGAGCTGGAGCACTTGGAGGACGAAGAGCAAGATGCGATCTGGTCCTACCCCACCTGCCCAGATGTCGAGGAATGCAGACTGGGTCTCCACAACTGTCACCTTTTCGCCACTTGCATCAACACTCCCACCTCCTACGAGTGCCACTGTGAGAGAGGATACACAGGGGATGGCACGTTGCACTGCAACCAGACGTACGAGTCTTCACCGAAAATGTGTTCCTCTTTGGGATCATGCTTCCACTGTCTTATCCTAagcaagattttttttaaacatcccTCTCCCTTATTTACTCCCTCCTACAGGTGCTACAATGAATGTCGAGAGGGTCAATGTAGTGGGAGCCCACGGTTTGAGTGCGAGTGTTCCCTGGGCTGGACGTCTGACCCTGCCACCCTGGTTCTGAGTGGTGTTGAATGTGATGTGGACTGTGGCTGCAACTTCCACTCCACCTGTATTACTGCTCCGGGTATCTGTGACGAATGTCAGGGTGAGACATTAATAGAAGGATTTCTGGGACCAGGGCAAGATAACTGTCCTCTTTACCTAAATTATGCATTCAAATCAAACTTACACTTCATAAAACTGAAACGCCATTGGTTATGTACTGACTTAAAGTTAAAAAtgttcctctcttcctctatctCTCAGATTGGACGACAGGGCCTCACTGTGAGCACTGCCGTCCAGGAAGCTTTGGTTCAGCCCTGGCTGGCGGCAGCGGCTGTGTTCCTTGTGAGTGCAATGGCCATGGCGACCCAGTCCAGGGCTACTGTCACAACCAGACTGGCCAATGCTACTGCACCCACAACACTCAGGGACCACACTGCGAGTCCTGCCTGCCTGGTTACTATGGAGACCCCAGGTGAGGAGATCTTTACCATATGATTGAAGTTTAATGGTCAGTCTTCATTTCTCAGTCTATACTaaaacagagggaaaatgtTGTGGTTGATTTTTGTATGTTCAGATTTTTTCATCATGACCTTCTCTGTCCAATAGGAACAACGGCACATGCTACCGCCAGTGCCAGGGCCGTTCTGTACTGCTCTCCTCCACCTCGTCGTCCTCCatgcctctctcctcttctctgggATGGCGAAGTGGcacagaaggaaaaggaggactTTCTCATTGTTTGTGGGTCCTGTCTGTGACTGAGAACCTGGCCCCTTGTATGCCCAGACAGCTGTGTCCCCCTGTAGCGCTCACGCTACATCCAGACTCCCACACATTTTGTAAAGTGAGTACAAACGTGCCTGGATCATACAAATTAACATGTTAGCTGTGTCGTTGCATCAAAAATTGTCTTCATTCCCTTGACTTTATCTTGCAGAGCTCATTTGTCTATGTGTTTGATGGCCTTCCTCGCTTTCTGGCTAATGGAGTTGTACATTCCGATCACAACCTGATTGGAGCATTTTGTGGCACCACAAGGACCCAGCCCATCACAGTGGAGGCAACTTCAGGTATCTTTCAAACCTAATCACTTTATTTATGGCACTAGCTTAACCTACTAATTCACTATCAAGCACACTATTCACAGTGTAACCCTAATGTAGGTATTCCCCCTTAACTTATTTAAACTTATGAAATATTAAGTTGTACCTTCTCTTTCACCACCAGGTGTGATTTCGGTCTACTTTGAGGCCAATGTCTCGTCAAACAAACCCCAAGGCTTCAATGCATCTTTCTGGGTGCGTCGCTGTCAACAGAGCTCTGACGAAGGTGACGAGGGGTCACTTGTGTGTCCTGGAGGAGCACAGTGCCAAAGTGGGCTCTGCCAGTGCCCGCAGGGATACGGGGGACCCCACTGCGATCGGCCCATTTGCTCTCAGGACTGTGGAAttgcagagggaagaggagctTGTAATACAGTAAGTTTTGTGATGATTTATGTTACATATAGTTAAATATATAGCAGAGTGACACTTTATATTGGAGACTAGAAGGGTTTgtcaatgaataaaatgtagaaattaTCAGCTTAAGTTTTCTGGTACCACAGTACCATAATGTagcattttttaaatgccatttgatttgctgtgttgtgttcataATAAACTTCAGCTATACAATCACATTATTCTATGGAAtctcttttctttatccagCCAATGTAAACTCTCTATTATGCAAGTTTGAGCAGCAGGTTGTGGAATTTCTGCATCACTAACCAACATATGTCGTTTGTCTCAGTctctgggagtgtgtgtttgctcagaaGGCTGG
Above is a genomic segment from Hippoglossus stenolepis isolate QCI-W04-F060 chromosome 8, HSTE1.2, whole genome shotgun sequence containing:
- the megf8 gene encoding multiple epidermal growth factor-like domains protein 8, with the translated sequence MGPKRRELAVPVMASPLPVSFILGFLLLAQAPVCQAGDCKGHRQVLRGTPGYVTDGPGNYSVNGNCEWLIKAPSNSHRIVLNFTFMDTECTYDYLFVYDGDSYQSPLLASLSGNTLPQPIEAKSGKMLLHLFSDANYDLLGFNATYTFSLCPGACGGHGRCDSSTSKCQCHQDWGGSACTTPLCSKDCSVNGQCDKKGERCLCSAGFLGHSCQLGLHDDNGVGQWWRVSEGNPYTPPRTGSAGVYLSATAAMYMFGGFDLNRALGDLIKYNFTSNQWESRSYGHYPVARHSHTALEWMGNMVIFGGELANGSLASDVWMYRPLQDDWQQLGFLSTRGAPRLANHAAAVVDDYLYVFGGRTEEDMFSSSLYRFGLRGSGRWETVQPTGGKPPATAGHSMVFHSPSRTLLVYGGHRPTTARFSVRVNNTDVFHVDKRFWTSFRSRFPATGPRERAFHSATVIGNYMVVYGGNVHIHYHEEKCYDEEIFFYHLGCHQWVSTGERWSLRGDPVRGRYSHVAAAMEGRVLLVAGGYSGVARGDLVAYKVPLFVSSDQGDRDAVCAEALDESMCLKNPECSWCEGRCREYQPTNPCGSTGCLGLPRFLSDCQSCLVFSGTPAFLARAPGEFGWCVQNESCLPVSERSVCRVDQISGAYGWWGERTLFLTSLHSCRTENYVPGLHLLTFQHPRNDSQPDKVSILRSTNIILSPTTEMDVALQFRGFVHPLWGAPPPAAPPTDTVSMWARIQRLHFEARMASGPNSSQLEVVGRWAAQQEKELKLLSRTDGSKLFSNLTRGNHYLVQAEGYLNNSGSGQTSEMALIWNRTLPGGSEISFLFLEPYRSGSCSGYMSCLACLSDQSCGWCPSLSRCLLRDGPDLEPCPEREMSEGNEDQRHLLLAPQQCTLCEEYRDCSACTQDHFCEWQVNSSKKGDYQCSRRGRLDGSIRDPRGCPRVCNQRKTCGECLSNSSQCAWCESAQACFYFAAYLTKYPYGECRDWYDSVHSVPQCKQCSALNTCTDCLRIFQCGWCGDYNNPTIGKCLRGDWAGMDDPSVYNCSVAVAEARAANPEPQTSAPPRPLEMEMELEHLEDEEQDAIWSYPTCPDVEECRLGLHNCHLFATCINTPTSYECHCERGYTGDGTLHCNQTCYNECREGQCSGSPRFECECSLGWTSDPATLVLSGVECDVDCGCNFHSTCITAPGICDECQDWTTGPHCEHCRPGSFGSALAGGSGCVPCECNGHGDPVQGYCHNQTGQCYCTHNTQGPHCESCLPGYYGDPRNNGTCYRQCQGRSVLLSSTSSSSMPLSSSLGWRSGTEGKGGLSHCLWVLSVTENLAPCMPRQLCPPVALTLHPDSHTFCKSSFVYVFDGLPRFLANGVVHSDHNLIGAFCGTTRTQPITVEATSGVISVYFEANVSSNKPQGFNASFWVRRCQQSSDEGDEGSLVCPGGAQCQSGLCQCPQGYGGPHCDRPICSQDCGIAEGRGACNTSLGVCVCSEGWAGSDCSVPRDSNSLVWETLLDTQLTVNQAHRFLHRMGHSLLSGAQGNLWMYGGLSLSEGILGNVYRYSVLEHRWTQMLTSSFEEGSTPSPRYHHSSALLTSHELGSGSHGASHSFMLVVGGVTQNGVAMDTWSLNLSSLVWREHKSSVLPALAGHTLTVRRDSSVLLIGGYSPENGFNHHLLEFSPHSGNWTIAPHMGTPPTGLYGHSAIYHEQTDAIYVFGGYRFHVETVEPSGELYSLYYPNLTWSLLVPSQGNKPLSRFFHAAALIKDTMVIVGGRTEAEDYSNSVSLYQINCNTWIQPVSAIGDPVNRSVSLAMTSWEGRLFLSGGFNGVTLGRLLTLTVPSDPCGLLPTPEACNTTTGSCVWCRGSCASSDTAERMGCFTGQSPCSPTPRQPDQCRRLKTCSECLARHPKTFSGQSQAALQCKWCTNCPEGACISSSVSCTSEHDCRINQREIFLSSNCTETSCEASDCPKCTASGKCMWTRQFKRTGETRRILSVNPTYDWTCFSYALLNVSPMQVESSPPLPCPPPCHTLHNCSLCLGSRGSDGGWQHCVWSMALQQCMSPSFVPLRCEAGQCGRLLSGGDSCSPQCFQLTQCSHCIARPQCGWCAGRGGNGAGRCQQGGLDGVSEGVCPLRNSSWSFLHCPEEDECANSHHHCNSTQDCHDLPQGYHCTCKQGYILSSISGQCEPVCAQGCVNGTCVSPGVCRCHFGFVGDNCSSQCSCNKHSNCAGVNKPDVCLECHNNTIGKHCEKCKPLFVGSAKGGGTCRPCREFCRGNSAVCLSRDDHKKALENPRLYPLDPNSIQNRVSEGPTEENAVCVNCQNNSVGDKCESCLSGFFLLQGKCEKCQCNGHADTCNEHDGTGCPCQNNTETSSCLSSPQSDRKDCYRQQCAKCKDSFNGTPVNGRQCYRQFNVDTECCFDPTSQTNCFHDPTIRNLPRGRTVFFAAQPKFTNVDIRVTIDVTFGEVEVYVSNSHDTFIVDVDRFSGIHTIKIEEESVTRGTTTGGDKDSPPSPIKVFANASSSLGGPVLSHNPLQLQAKPPGADREITEERAEGLISYITVWKPQTVLIVRGVRDRVVITFPHEVHSLKSSRFYIALIGLGTDNRQGESQGLLFLRQDQAHIDLFVFFSVFFSCFFLFLSVCVLLWKVKQFLDFRREQRRHIQEMTKMASRPFAKLTIYLEPEEPQLIYLPSSGGGVGGSTVSLAHARTGKLGGVVVGQRGRAGAVSYKHDPGSGPTAHHHHHLTLGGGGNSGQHLPLHYLNTHHYASTTTGTPASHHHHPSTYSGYQHFCRSDPFLSQLMGFSYSTFKVGPITLEPTDDGMAGVATVLFQLPGGVLAPNRACLGSALVTLRQNLQEYCGHGSGSGHPGAGGGRKGLLGHQHLTTMAM